In the Mesorhizobium sp. WSM2240 genome, GCGATGCGCAGCATGTTGGTGGCGCCGGGAGTTCGCAGCGGCACGCCGGCGGTGATGATCACGCGATCGCCGGTACCCGCGAATGTTTCGCCGTAGGCGATGCGGCAGGCGCGGTCGACCATGTCGTCGAGGTCGATGGCGTCGGGCGTCACGACGCAATGTGTGCCCCAGACCAGCGACAGCCGCCGCGCCGTCTCGACCACCGGCGACAGCGCGACGATCGGAACCTGCGGGCGCTCGCGCGCGGCGCGCAGTCCGGTCGTGCCCGATGCGGTGTAGGTCACGATCGCAGACAGTTTCAGCGTCTCGGCGATCTGGCGCGCCGCGAGCGAAATCGCGTCGGCGCCGGTCGCTTCCGGCTCGGAGCGCTGCGCGTTGATGATGCCGGGATAGAGCGGGTCCTGCTCGACCTTCTCGGCGATCCGGTTCATCGTCGCGACAGACTCGACCGGGTATTCGCCTGCCGCCGATTCCGCCGACAGCATGACCGCATCCGCGCCCTCGAAGACTGCGATCGACACATCGGATACTTCGGCGCGGGTCGGCACCGGCGCCGAGATCATCGATTCCAGCATCTGCGTGGCGACCACCACCGGCTTGCCGGCGCGGCGACAGGCGCGCGTGATCTGCTTCTGGATGCCGGGAACCGCTTCAAGCGGCATCTCGACGCCGAGATCGCCTCGCGCCACCATGACGGCGTCCGAAAGCTCAATGATTTCAGCCAGCCGCGCGACAGCCTGCGGCTTCTCGATCTTGGACATAAGCAGCGCCCGGCCGCGTGCGATCTTGCGCGCTTCGGCGAGATCCTCGGGGCGCTGGATGAAGGACAGCGCCACCCAGTCGACGCCGGTGGAAAGCACTGCGTCGAGGTCGGCGCGATCCTTTTCCGTCAGCGCGCCGACCGGAAGATCGGTGTCGGGCAGGCTAACCCCCTTCTTGTCGGAGATCTTGTTGCCGGCGACCACCGTACTGACGATCGATTTGCCATCGGATGTGACTGCCTTCAGCTCCAACCGGCCGTCATCGACCAGCAGGCGTTGGCCCGCCTCGACCGAGGTCAGGATTTCCGGATGCGGCAGGTGTACGCGCGTCGCGTCGCCGAGCGCCGGATTGTTGTCCAGCGTGAACGTCTGCCCCGCTTCGAGTGCGATCTTCCCTTCGGCGAACTTGCCGACCCTGAGCTTGGGGCCCTGGAGGTCCGCCAATATCCCGATCGGGCGGCCGAGCGCCGTCTCGACCGAGCGGATGCGCCCGACCAGCGTGCGCATCAGCGCATGGTCGGTATGGCTCATATTGATGCGGAAAACGTCGGCGCCGGCTTCGAAGAGTTTTCTGATCATTTCCTCCGAGGAGGAGGCGGGACCGAGCGTGGCGAGTATCTTGACCTTGCGGCTGCGTCTCATTGAGGGGGTGTTCCCGTGACAGCTGCGGCGCCGTCCGTTGCGGGCTCGTCGGTCAGCTGGACCATCCAGCTCGCCTGCTCGCCCGTGTCGTATTCCTGGAAGCCGGCTCGCTGGAAGCCGCGCGCGACGCAATCGTTGACGCCGGCAATCTTGAACTCTTTTTCGGCCACGCACATGTTGATCGGGCCGTCCCAGCGCCCGCCGCGCTCGGCGTCTTCCGCGTAGAGGTAATAGAATCGCGAAGACAGCGGGCCTTCGATCAGCGTCTTGCAGGTCGAACCTTCTATATGCCACCAGCCCTCGGTTACCCAGCCGGCCTTGGCGCGGTAGCCGATGCCGACGCCGACCAGACTCTGGGTAGCGTTGCAGACGCGGAAATCGGCGAGCGCCGTGGTGGTTGAAAAGAGCGGGAAACAAAGCGAAAACGCCAGCACAGCCAGGGCGGAGCGAATCCGCATACCTCCGGCCAGTACCATTCCCAAACTCCTCGATTTCTCGGCAAACATGTGTCGATGCCCCTTTTCGGAAATGTCCGGGCGCATGTCAACGCGCGCAACAGCGCCTATCCAATCGATTTAGAGAGTGCCGTGCCTCACCGCATTCCGCCCGGTCCGATTTCGCCTAAAAAGATTGGCGAAACAACGGCGTTGCATGCAGCACGGCTTCGTGAAAAGACAGGCAAATCCCCTCCTGTCAAAAATGCTCTCCGGGACATTCCAGCCGATGACGAGATCAGCACTTTTTGCCCCGTTCGAGATCGTTGAAGGCGACCGCAGTCTCGGCCTGGTGCTGCTGGCCGACCATGCGGGTCGTGACTTGCCCGAGGAATATGCCGGTCTGGGGCTCCCTGCGGAAGAATTCCAGCGCCACATCGCCTACGATATCGGCGTCGAGACGGTGACGCGAAAGCTCGCCGCACTTACCGGCGCACCCGCGGTGATGGCCAATTTCTCAAGGCTCTTGATCGATCCCAATCGCGGCGAGGACGATCCGACGCTGATTCGCCAGCTCTATGACGGCACGGTGGTGCCGGGCAATTATCCGATGTCGGACGACGAGCGCGAAAGGCGGCTCGAACGCTATTACCGGCCTTATCACGATGCTGTCGGTTCGGTCGTGGCTTCGGTGGCGCGGGAATCGCGCCGGGCGCCGTTCATCTTCTCCGTCCATTCCTTCACGCCCATCATGCAGGGCCATGTGCGTCCCTGGCAGGTCGGCGTGCTGTGGGACATGGACCACCGCGCCGCCTGGCCCTTGATCGAAATGCTGGCGGCGGACAAGACCATGACGGTCGGCGACAACGAGCCCTATGACGGCGCGTTGCGCGGCGACACCATGTTCCGGCATGCGATCGTCAACGGCTACGCACATGCCCTGATCGAGATCCGCCAGGATCTGATCGCCGACGAGGCCAGCGCCGAGGACTGGGCGGCGAGGCTGGCGCCGATCGTTGACGCGATCAACGCCCGCCCCGATATACATCAGGTCAAGCAATTCGGCTCGCGCACCGGGCCACTGTGAGGATCAGGCGATGACCCAATTGAGTGAAGAGCAGAAGCGCGATTTCGAGGCGGCGGCGTTCCGCACCCTGGTGGAGCATCTCCGGACACGCAGCGACGTGCAGAACATCGACCTGATGAACCTGGCCGGCTTCTGCCGCAACTGCCTGTCCAACTGGTACCGCGACGCGGCAAACGCCGCCGGGGTCGAAATGTCCAAGGAAGAATCGCGCGAGATCATCTACGGCATGCCCTATGCCGAATGGCAGGCCCTGCACCAGACTGAAGCTTCCGAGGCCAAGAAGGCCGAGTTCGAAGCCCGGCGTCCGAAGGACCACTGACTCGGCTCACCCTCCCCCTTGCGGGAAGGGTCAATGTAGCGTCGGGGTGGGATTGGTGAATGACAGAGCGCTGTCTTACCGCTCCAGTGCGCCTTCCGCCTAGCCTCTCCTCAGGGGACGGATTCCGCCCTTGACCCCTACCGCGCCTTCGGGCATCGAACGCTCCACCTTGAGCCGCGAGTCGCGGACCCTTTCCCCTGGAGAAAAGCATGGCCGACGAGATCACCGAAACCAGCCAGACTGTTGCCGCGGGCCAGCTCCGCGCCTTCATCGAACGCGTCGAGCGGCTCGAAGAGGAAAAGCAGACGATCGCGGACGACATCAAGGAAGTGTTCGCCGAGATGAAAGGCACTGGCTTCGACACCAAGGCGGTCCGCACCATCATCCGGCTGCGCAAGAAGGATCAGGCCGAGCGTCAGGAGGAGGAAGCTATCCTCGACCTCTATAAGGCCGCGCTCGGCATGGAATGAGGCTGGCTGCAGTTCGATGGGCGAGGCCTCATCGTTGCGGGCAAGAGCCAACAACCGCCGAATGACTCGGGGGAACCTTTTCGAACCTGAGGGCGCTCGGCCGAGTGCCGGGCCGGCGATGCCTGCATAGTCTTGCAACGGCACAGTCGGGCGATCCTCTTCACCCAGCGCCGGTACGATTACGATCTGCAGCCGTACTCGTCCGGTCGATCTTCACGTCGCGTGAGTGCCGCCTGGCTCAACCACGCCTGTAAGAGCAATGCCGACGGTCGCCGGATCGTCCTTCAGCACCGCATCGGCCAGCGATATCACCCCCACAAGGCGCTTGTCGCGATCGACTACGGGCAACCGCCTTACCTGGATGTTTCCCATATTTTGCACTACGTCTTCGATTTCTTCGTCGTCGAAGCAATATCTGACGTCTCGGGTCATCGCATCGGCCACGGTTGCGTTGCCGTCCTTGCCCTCGGCGACGGCGCGCACGACGATATCTCGGTCGGTGATCGTTCCGACCAGTCTGTCGTTTTCTCCGACAGGCAGGAATCCGACACCATCGGCAGCCATTCTTTTGGCGACCTTGCGCAGCGACTCCCCTGGGCTGGCGAGATGGACCTTCGGGGTCATTAATTCAGCTACTTTCATTGTGCATCTCCCTGTTCGGAGGCCGGGACAGCGTAAGCGCCTGAGCGGTCTGTTGGGTCCGAGCTTGGCTGATGAACCTCTTGCGGACTGCAGATCTGCAGCGCTTGTGGCGTTCGTCCGACCTATCCATTCCTCATTCACGGAACCAACCGGCATGCAGATGGTTCCCGCCAAACTGCGGCCGGGCTGCGGCTCGGCCAGGATGGCGCTCGCGCCGAGGGCGAAACCGGCAGGAACCGCGCCGGATACGAGGCGGACAACTTAAGTCCGCCGATGGGATTGCCGACCGGAACACTTTTGCCGGGCGGATGTTTGGGCGCGAGACCACGGCCCGGTGAAATGGACAAGGTCGGGATGTTGCCGCCAGAACAAGGGCACGGATATGGACCCGAAAAGTGAGATAGCGCTGCACACTGGCAACAAGATGCCTGTTTTAGGCCTTGGCACATGGCAGTTGACAAACGACACCGCTGGAACCGTCGCCGCTGCCCTGGAGCTGGGATACCGCATGATCGACACGTCCGGAGATTATGGCACCCAGCCCGGTATTGCGGACGGAATCAATCAAAGCGGCGTCGAGCGCGCGGATTTCTACCTGGTCACGAAAGTGGAGGAAGCGGGCGACGCATATCAAGCGACGCTCAAAAATCTCGACGAGCTGCAATTGGACTATGCCGATCTCATGCTCATACACCGCCCGCCGCGCACAGGAGCGGGAGAAGATCTGTGGCGAAGTCTGATCCGTGCGAAGGCGGACGGCCTCGCGAAAGACATCGGCGTCAGCAATTACTCCATCGAGCTCATTGACACACTGATAGACGCGACGGGCGAAGTCCCGACGGTCAATCAGATCGAGTGGAGCCCATTCGGCTACAGCGACGGCATGCTGCGCTACGCACAGGAGAAGCACATCGCCATACAGGCATACAGCCCCCTTACGCGCACCAGACGGCTGCGGGACGAGACGCTTGCCGGGATCGCCGCAAAATACGGCAAATCCCCGGCGCAGGTGCTGATTCGATGGAATTTGCAGCGCAGCACCGTTCCCTTGCCCAAAGCCAACCAACGGCAGCACCTGGAAGAGAACATCGACGTGTTTGATTTCGATATCGGCGAGAGAGACCTGGAAGTCCTCAACCGCTTGAATGAGCAGTACTCGTCGCTTGGAATGCTTCCATACGCTTAGAGCCTTCTCGAGGCTCAGCGTCGGCGCAGACCCCTCGCCTGTACGCTCCGCGTCAGAATATCGTCGGGGTATTGCCGCCACCGCCGGTCGAACTGCCCGGTGCGCCGCCGGTGCTGCGTCCGGCGCCCATGAGAACGCCGGCCCTGCTCTGGATCCGCAGATTGTTCTGGACGTGTTTCACGCCGGGAATGGATTCGGCAATGTCTTCGACGCGCCGCTTGACTGGCCGGCTCATGACCGTGCCGGAAAGCGTGACCTCCCCGCCCTCGACAGTCACGTCCATATCGGACGCATCGATATGCGGATCGTCGGTCAGCCAATCGCTCACATCTTCGCGAATGCGCTGATCCGAACGGGTATAGTTTCGAGGCCCGCGCCCGCTATGACGACCCTGCTCCGGAAACACTTGCCGGACATCGGAATAGCGATGCTCCCAGTCATAGCGGCTTCCGACCACGTCGCGGTAGTCCAGCGCAGCGCCGCCGGTGCCATAGCCGCCGCTTGAGCTGCCGCCGTAGCGTACGCCCGTACCGCCCAAATCGTTCCAGTTTTCATCGTCGTCAAAGTTCCGGTCCGGTATGCGGTCGCTATCCGGGCGGGCTCTCTGCATGTCGTCGGCGCCATACCT is a window encoding:
- a CDS encoding N-formylglutamate amidohydrolase, which gives rise to MTRSALFAPFEIVEGDRSLGLVLLADHAGRDLPEEYAGLGLPAEEFQRHIAYDIGVETVTRKLAALTGAPAVMANFSRLLIDPNRGEDDPTLIRQLYDGTVVPGNYPMSDDERERRLERYYRPYHDAVGSVVASVARESRRAPFIFSVHSFTPIMQGHVRPWQVGVLWDMDHRAAWPLIEMLAADKTMTVGDNEPYDGALRGDTMFRHAIVNGYAHALIEIRQDLIADEASAEDWAARLAPIVDAINARPDIHQVKQFGSRTGPL
- a CDS encoding BON domain-containing protein — its product is MANPANERPDRYGADDMQRARPDSDRIPDRNFDDDENWNDLGGTGVRYGGSSSGGYGTGGAALDYRDVVGSRYDWEHRYSDVRQVFPEQGRHSGRGPRNYTRSDQRIREDVSDWLTDDPHIDASDMDVTVEGGEVTLSGTVMSRPVKRRVEDIAESIPGVKHVQNNLRIQSRAGVLMGAGRSTGGAPGSSTGGGGNTPTIF
- the pyk gene encoding pyruvate kinase, translating into MRRSRKVKILATLGPASSSEEMIRKLFEAGADVFRINMSHTDHALMRTLVGRIRSVETALGRPIGILADLQGPKLRVGKFAEGKIALEAGQTFTLDNNPALGDATRVHLPHPEILTSVEAGQRLLVDDGRLELKAVTSDGKSIVSTVVAGNKISDKKGVSLPDTDLPVGALTEKDRADLDAVLSTGVDWVALSFIQRPEDLAEARKIARGRALLMSKIEKPQAVARLAEIIELSDAVMVARGDLGVEMPLEAVPGIQKQITRACRRAGKPVVVATQMLESMISAPVPTRAEVSDVSIAVFEGADAVMLSAESAAGEYPVESVATMNRIAEKVEQDPLYPGIINAQRSEPEATGADAISLAARQIAETLKLSAIVTYTASGTTGLRAARERPQVPIVALSPVVETARRLSLVWGTHCVVTPDAIDLDDMVDRACRIAYGETFAGTGDRVIITAGVPLRTPGATNMLRIAYVGADGHGV
- a CDS encoding CBS domain-containing protein; this encodes MKVAELMTPKVHLASPGESLRKVAKRMAADGVGFLPVGENDRLVGTITDRDIVVRAVAEGKDGNATVADAMTRDVRYCFDDEEIEDVVQNMGNIQVRRLPVVDRDKRLVGVISLADAVLKDDPATVGIALTGVVEPGGTHAT
- a CDS encoding aldo/keto reductase — encoded protein: MDPKSEIALHTGNKMPVLGLGTWQLTNDTAGTVAAALELGYRMIDTSGDYGTQPGIADGINQSGVERADFYLVTKVEEAGDAYQATLKNLDELQLDYADLMLIHRPPRTGAGEDLWRSLIRAKADGLAKDIGVSNYSIELIDTLIDATGEVPTVNQIEWSPFGYSDGMLRYAQEKHIAIQAYSPLTRTRRLRDETLAGIAAKYGKSPAQVLIRWNLQRSTVPLPKANQRQHLEENIDVFDFDIGERDLEVLNRLNEQYSSLGMLPYA
- a CDS encoding DUF1244 domain-containing protein, yielding MTQLSEEQKRDFEAAAFRTLVEHLRTRSDVQNIDLMNLAGFCRNCLSNWYRDAANAAGVEMSKEESREIIYGMPYAEWQALHQTEASEAKKAEFEARRPKDH
- a CDS encoding DUF1036 domain-containing protein, which translates into the protein MRIRSALAVLAFSLCFPLFSTTTALADFRVCNATQSLVGVGIGYRAKAGWVTEGWWHIEGSTCKTLIEGPLSSRFYYLYAEDAERGGRWDGPINMCVAEKEFKIAGVNDCVARGFQRAGFQEYDTGEQASWMVQLTDEPATDGAAAVTGTPPQ
- a CDS encoding DUF2312 domain-containing protein, whose protein sequence is MADEITETSQTVAAGQLRAFIERVERLEEEKQTIADDIKEVFAEMKGTGFDTKAVRTIIRLRKKDQAERQEEEAILDLYKAALGME